GGCTTCTCTTATCATTTACACGTTTATGCTAGTATTTTTGATGGTGATGATTTCTTTTGCATTAAGAAGTCCAGAAATCAACTGGTCGTTTTACTTCATGTCTCTACTTCCCTTGTTGAATTCTCATAATCTCTTAAATGTATTTGCGATTAATGATGACGGTATCATGCGTGGAGCCAGGTTTATTCCATGGAAGAATATCACAGCCTTTAGGTTTGTGCCGATTGATGTTAACCATAGGTTTTATGGATATGGCGATGAAGTAAACAGTGGGCACGAGTTAATCGTTCGTGGCAGATTTTTTTCTATTAGTACCATCGTTACAACAGTGGAGATGAAAAAAAAGATTACAAATATCTTGAGTCAGCGGGTCGATGGAAATATAGAGGACTAAAAACAACTATATGTAAGAGGTGTTAACGTGTTAACATACCGCAAAGCGACGATAAACGATATTGAACAAATGATAGAGCTGAGGAAAATTCAGTTAATTGATGAAGGCTTACAACCAACGGATATAGACAAGGAGCTTTACGACTTCTTTAGCGAAAGTCTTAGTGAAGGCAGGTTAATTCAATATCTTGTTGAAGATGGGGGAAAAATAGTCGCGTCAGGTGCAGTGATGTTTTATGATTTTCCGCCTAGCTTTTCGAATCCAACTGGGAAAAAGGCATATTTCGCAAATATGTATACAGATGATCAGTACCGCGGGAAAGGTATTGCGACAAACTTATTGACTAGGCTTGTGGAAGAAGTAAGATTGATGGGTGTTTCTAAAATATGGCTGGCTGCTTCCGAAATGGGCAGGCCAGTATATAAGAAGTTTGGATTTACAGAAACAAATGAATACTTAGAGTTGAATCTTACAACATAAGTGTTTACATGGAAAAGCAGTGCATTTCCAAATTAGAAACAGCACTGCTCACTTTCTACTTTTTTTCTTTATATTTGATACTTTCCACAGCCCATTTTCCCTGACTTGTTTTTCCGATTACAAGTTCATAATCATAATATTCCTGTGATTCATACGCTAGATAAATTTTCCGCTCTTCAACTCTAAATTCATATGGTAAAGTGGAAGGAGGGTGTATCCAATTGATGTCATAATTATTTACTTTAAAAGTACATGGACACTGATTGCGAACAGGAATGACCACGTCAAGAAATTCTTCAACAGCTGCTATGGAATCTGTTAAGTTGCTATAGATAATGGGTGCTTTTA
This genomic stretch from Bacillus sp. BGMRC 2118 harbors:
- a CDS encoding GNAT family N-acetyltransferase, which encodes MLTYRKATINDIEQMIELRKIQLIDEGLQPTDIDKELYDFFSESLSEGRLIQYLVEDGGKIVASGAVMFYDFPPSFSNPTGKKAYFANMYTDDQYRGKGIATNLLTRLVEEVRLMGVSKIWLAASEMGRPVYKKFGFTETNEYLELNLTT